From Rhodoferax sp. AJA081-3, the proteins below share one genomic window:
- a CDS encoding response regulator encodes MPQHVINRSRRNYNQWVANESIEDYALRYSPASFRKWSPRTLATTLIGTNSALSYEAIGALLLLDYGFSNALWAMVFAAVIIFAVSLPICHYSARHNIDMDLLTRAAGFGYVGSTFTSLIYASFTFIFLAIESAIMAQALKLCFGLPLWLGYIVCSVVVIPIVFYGVTAINRLHKWTQPLWLVLLILPFYFVLTREPAAFSSMVQIKGQVTGSSGFDALQFGIAAGISFALIAQIGEQVDYLRFMPDRTKQNRWSWWVNTLAGGAGWIVIAFAKQIGGAVLAALAVLAGVAIVDAKEPIALFNLAFRYVFDNPGTALLVGTLFVVVSELKVNVTNAYSGSLSWSNFFSRVTHAHPGRVVWLVFNSAIALLLMELNLFEALNNVLGLYSNIAVAWICAVVADLAINKPFKLSPPIIEFKRAHLFDWNPVGVGSMVIACIVSTIAFSGALGVYAQAYSWLIAAVLAFVLSPAIAILTKGKYYIARESAYPYRSEEMVLCQVCGQNYVMTDCAHCPFHGGAICSLCCTLETNCKDQCKPKTRSFLDYYHAAVATGLGHVFKRGVSQQNALRVSNFMLLWGVMLSLIAVMVWVTLPSTKAATGAMAESPITDYAYRLFFILAVFSSIATWWMVLVNESRNLAEEELRAAKDVAETATQAKGEFLANMSHEIRTPMNAIIGMSYLALRTDLNAKQRDYVTKAHKAATSLLGIINDILDFSKVEAGKLELEQIEFSLEEVMANVSNVTAYKAHEKGLEFLFQTPADIPLALVGDPLRLGQIFTNLINNAIKFTDTGEVRVTTTCLAREPGRVHLQFTVHDTGIGMTPEQLAKLFQAFSQADGSTTRKYGGTGLGLSISKQLVDLMQGNIEATSTPGHGTRFTFTCWFDLAHSLPVKKHLIPQALNGLRALVADDNSAAREILLGMLSSIPFDVDTVGSGAEAVAAVKSAASTGRAYDIVFMDWKMPGINGVEATRLIKGDASLGKTPAVVMVTAFGLDEVRTAAQQVQADGFLVKPIHQSALVDGLLEIFGYTEGEAAARGAEIHQVELQAARVLLVEDNSINQQIATELLQSVGARVDVADNGAVALQTLEQAADGTYNLVLMDLQMPVMDGFEATRRLRQNPRFATLPIVAMTAHALASERDNCLAVGMNDHVTKPIDPDTLFRALERWCGQGGLQESGTDAAHAATAANDKGDTPAVGLDAAAGLRRMAGNWTAYRNVLVQFAEHHAGAADALRGLLEAGHTAEAERLLHTIKGVAGNLGAQALSAQAASLELALPQGTWDAHGIAAFATQLQAALAAIDQVLAAGNAASGAPDGTPVDNTPLPAELAAQALAQLGRYLAEDDGEALAYLAEHASALRQALGDGAKFATLEKAIQNFDFRAAAAVLASS; translated from the coding sequence ATGCCGCAGCACGTCATCAACCGATCCCGTCGCAACTACAACCAGTGGGTGGCCAACGAGTCGATAGAAGACTACGCCTTGCGTTATTCGCCGGCCAGTTTTCGCAAATGGTCACCTCGCACACTGGCCACCACGCTGATTGGAACCAACTCGGCACTGTCGTATGAGGCCATAGGTGCATTGCTACTGCTGGATTACGGTTTTAGCAACGCCTTGTGGGCCATGGTTTTCGCGGCCGTGATCATCTTTGCGGTCAGTCTGCCGATCTGCCACTACTCGGCGCGGCACAACATCGACATGGACCTGTTGACCCGCGCAGCGGGCTTTGGTTATGTGGGGTCTACCTTCACGTCGCTGATATACGCCTCGTTCACCTTCATCTTCCTGGCGATCGAGTCGGCCATCATGGCGCAGGCGCTCAAGCTGTGTTTTGGCCTGCCACTGTGGTTGGGCTACATCGTCTGTTCGGTAGTGGTTATCCCCATCGTTTTTTATGGCGTAACAGCTATCAACCGCCTGCACAAGTGGACGCAGCCGCTGTGGCTGGTGCTGCTCATACTGCCGTTTTATTTTGTACTGACACGTGAGCCGGCGGCCTTCAGCTCCATGGTGCAGATCAAGGGGCAGGTGACCGGCAGTTCGGGTTTTGATGCGCTGCAGTTTGGTATTGCGGCCGGCATTTCTTTCGCGCTGATTGCGCAGATTGGCGAGCAGGTGGACTACCTGCGCTTTATGCCAGACCGCACCAAGCAGAACCGGTGGAGCTGGTGGGTCAACACGCTGGCAGGTGGCGCGGGCTGGATTGTGATTGCCTTTGCCAAACAGATTGGAGGCGCAGTGTTGGCCGCCTTGGCGGTGCTGGCCGGTGTAGCCATCGTCGACGCCAAAGAGCCTATCGCACTCTTCAACCTGGCCTTTCGGTATGTATTCGACAACCCGGGAACGGCCTTGCTCGTGGGCACCCTGTTTGTTGTGGTGTCTGAACTCAAGGTTAACGTGACCAATGCGTACTCGGGCTCGCTCTCCTGGTCCAACTTCTTCTCGCGTGTGACCCATGCCCACCCGGGGCGTGTGGTCTGGTTGGTGTTTAACAGCGCCATTGCCTTGCTGCTGATGGAGTTGAACCTGTTCGAGGCGCTGAACAATGTCTTGGGGCTGTACTCCAATATTGCGGTCGCGTGGATCTGCGCCGTGGTGGCAGACCTGGCCATCAACAAACCGTTCAAACTGAGCCCGCCCATCATTGAATTCAAGCGCGCGCATCTGTTCGACTGGAATCCGGTGGGCGTAGGCAGCATGGTGATTGCCTGCATTGTGTCCACCATCGCCTTCAGCGGTGCACTGGGCGTGTATGCACAGGCCTACTCCTGGTTGATTGCTGCAGTACTGGCTTTTGTGCTGTCCCCCGCGATTGCCATCCTGACCAAGGGCAAGTACTACATCGCCCGCGAGAGTGCCTACCCGTACCGATCGGAAGAGATGGTGCTGTGCCAGGTGTGTGGCCAGAACTACGTGATGACCGATTGTGCACACTGCCCCTTCCATGGGGGCGCCATCTGCTCGCTGTGCTGCACGCTGGAGACCAATTGCAAAGACCAGTGCAAGCCCAAGACGCGTTCCTTCCTGGACTATTACCACGCGGCGGTGGCAACGGGCCTGGGCCACGTTTTCAAGCGCGGGGTATCGCAACAAAATGCCCTGCGGGTGTCCAATTTCATGTTGCTATGGGGCGTGATGCTGTCGCTCATTGCGGTCATGGTTTGGGTCACGTTGCCCTCGACCAAAGCAGCCACTGGCGCAATGGCAGAGAGCCCCATCACCGACTATGCCTACCGCCTGTTTTTCATCCTGGCCGTGTTCTCCAGCATTGCCACCTGGTGGATGGTGCTGGTTAACGAAAGCCGCAACCTGGCCGAAGAAGAGCTGCGTGCCGCCAAGGATGTGGCCGAAACCGCAACCCAGGCCAAAGGCGAGTTTCTGGCCAATATGAGCCACGAAATCCGCACCCCCATGAACGCCATCATCGGCATGTCCTACCTGGCCCTGCGCACCGACCTGAATGCCAAGCAGCGCGACTACGTCACCAAGGCGCACAAGGCCGCCACCTCACTCTTGGGCATCATCAATGACATCCTGGACTTTTCCAAGGTAGAGGCTGGCAAGCTGGAGCTGGAGCAGATCGAATTCAGCCTGGAAGAGGTGATGGCCAATGTGTCCAACGTCACCGCGTATAAGGCCCACGAAAAAGGTCTGGAGTTTCTGTTCCAGACCCCCGCCGACATACCGCTGGCGCTGGTGGGAGACCCGCTGCGCCTGGGGCAAATTTTTACCAACCTGATCAACAACGCCATCAAGTTCACCGACACGGGAGAGGTCCGCGTCACCACCACCTGCTTGGCGCGTGAACCGGGCCGCGTGCATTTGCAGTTCACCGTGCACGACACGGGCATAGGCATGACCCCAGAGCAGTTGGCCAAGTTGTTTCAGGCGTTCTCGCAGGCCGATGGCTCCACCACCCGCAAGTACGGCGGCACAGGCTTGGGCCTGTCCATCAGCAAACAATTGGTGGACCTGATGCAGGGCAACATAGAGGCCACCAGCACACCCGGGCACGGTACCCGCTTTACCTTTACCTGCTGGTTTGACCTGGCGCACAGCTTGCCGGTCAAGAAACATCTGATACCCCAGGCGCTGAATGGCCTGCGTGCCCTGGTGGCCGACGACAACTCCGCCGCACGCGAGATTCTGCTGGGCATGTTGTCCAGCATCCCATTTGACGTGGACACGGTGGGCTCCGGGGCTGAAGCGGTCGCTGCGGTCAAGAGCGCTGCCAGCACGGGCCGAGCCTATGACATTGTTTTTATGGACTGGAAGATGCCCGGCATCAACGGGGTAGAGGCTACGCGGTTGATCAAGGGTGATGCCAGCCTGGGCAAGACCCCGGCCGTGGTCATGGTGACGGCCTTTGGCCTGGACGAGGTGCGCACGGCCGCGCAGCAGGTGCAGGCCGACGGATTTTTGGTCAAACCCATCCACCAGTCGGCGCTGGTAGACGGGCTGCTGGAAATCTTTGGCTACACCGAGGGCGAGGCCGCTGCGCGGGGCGCAGAGATCCACCAGGTCGAACTGCAGGCGGCCCGTGTACTGCTGGTGGAGGACAACAGCATCAACCAGCAAATTGCCACCGAACTGTTGCAAAGCGTGGGCGCGCGGGTGGATGTGGCCGACAACGGCGCCGTGGCCTTGCAGACGCTGGAGCAGGCGGCAGACGGAACCTACAACTTGGTGCTCATGGACCTGCAAATGCCGGTGATGGATGGTTTTGAAGCCACCCGGCGCCTGCGCCAGAACCCCCGCTTTGCCACGCTGCCCATCGTGGCCATGACGGCCCATGCCCTGGCCAGCGAGCGGGACAACTGCCTGGCGGTCGGCATGAATGACCATGTGACCAAACCCATAGACCCCGACACCCTGTTCCGTGCATTGGAGCGCTGGTGTGGACAAGGGGGCTTGCAAGAATCCGGCACAGACGCTGCACACGCGGCAACGGCAGCAAACGACAAGGGCGATACCCCAGCGGTGGGATTGGATGCGGCGGCGGGTCTGCGGCGCATGGCGGGCAACTGGACGGCCTACCGCAATGTGCTGGTGCAGTTTGCAGAGCACCATGCGGGTGCGGCAGATGCCTTGCGAGGCCTGCTGGAGGCGGGGCACACGGCCGAGGCTGAGCGCCTGCTGCACACCATCAAAGGCGTAGCGGGTAACCTGGGTGCCCAAGCCCTGTCCGCCCAAGCGGCAAGCCTGGAGCTGGCTCTGCCGCAGGGGACATGGGACGCGCACGGCATCGCCGCTTTCGCTACGCAATTGCAAGCCGCACTGGCTGCCATTGACCAGGTGCTGGCTGCAGGGAATGCAGCTAGTGGTGCACCCGACGGCACGCCGGTTGACAACACACCGCTACCAGCGGAGTTGGCAGCCCAGGCGCTGGCGCAGCTGGGCCGCTACCTGGCAGAAGACGACGGTGAAGCTCTGGCCTACCTGGCCGAGCACGCCAGCGCCTTGCGGCAGGCCCTGGGCGATGGTGCAAAATTTGCTACGTTGGAAAAAGCCATACAAAACTTTGACTTCAGGGCGGCAGCGGCCGTGCTGGCGTCCAGCTAG
- a CDS encoding hybrid sensor histidine kinase/response regulator, which translates to MSAPDTPALKTVLAVDDTPENLAVVNALLRGLYKVKVASNGEHALAIAAAAVPDLILLDIMMPGLDGYEVCRRLKDDPATRDIPVIFLTAKSDEAGEQQGFDLGAVDYITKPISPPLLLARVKAQLSLKEARDALERRNAEDKRRFELAMAQQVELNALKSSFVSMTTHEFRTPLTTILSSQELLVHYGDRLSAAERGDTLRSIEGAARRMVVMLDQVLTIGKADANLLEFRPKPLDLATLCRQLRDEAQAGQVAPDGSQADLLTLELNLGEGPVMADEKLLRHILGNLLSNAIKYSPNGQLACFSAHHSAPGELVFEVRDQGIGIPAGEIPKLFGNFHRATNVGDIPGTGLGLTIVKRAVESHGGSIAVQSELGRGTCFTVRIPV; encoded by the coding sequence ATGAGTGCCCCCGACACACCTGCTCTCAAAACCGTGCTGGCGGTGGACGACACGCCTGAGAACCTGGCCGTGGTCAATGCACTGCTGCGGGGGCTGTACAAGGTCAAGGTCGCCAGCAATGGCGAACATGCCCTGGCCATTGCCGCCGCCGCTGTGCCAGACCTGATACTGCTGGACATCATGATGCCCGGCCTGGATGGTTATGAGGTTTGCCGTCGCCTTAAGGACGACCCCGCCACACGGGACATCCCGGTCATCTTCCTCACCGCCAAGTCGGATGAGGCGGGCGAGCAACAGGGCTTTGATCTGGGTGCGGTGGACTACATCACCAAACCCATCAGCCCACCTCTGCTGCTGGCACGGGTCAAGGCCCAGCTGTCGCTGAAAGAGGCGCGTGATGCCCTGGAGCGGCGCAACGCCGAGGACAAACGGCGCTTCGAGTTGGCCATGGCCCAGCAGGTGGAGCTCAATGCCCTCAAGTCCAGCTTTGTCTCCATGACCACGCACGAGTTCCGCACACCCTTGACCACCATTTTGTCGTCGCAGGAGTTGCTGGTGCACTACGGCGATCGACTGTCGGCCGCGGAGCGTGGCGACACCCTGCGCAGCATAGAGGGCGCGGCACGGCGCATGGTTGTGATGCTGGACCAGGTGCTGACCATTGGCAAGGCCGACGCCAACCTGCTGGAGTTCAGACCCAAACCCCTGGACCTAGCGACCTTGTGCCGCCAACTGCGGGACGAGGCCCAGGCGGGACAGGTGGCGCCCGATGGCAGCCAGGCCGATCTGCTGACACTGGAGCTGAACCTGGGCGAGGGCCCGGTCATGGCTGACGAAAAGCTGTTGCGCCACATTCTGGGCAACCTGCTCTCCAATGCCATCAAGTACAGCCCCAACGGCCAGCTGGCCTGTTTCAGTGCACACCATTCTGCGCCGGGTGAACTGGTATTTGAGGTGCGGGACCAGGGCATTGGCATACCGGCGGGCGAGATCCCCAAGCTGTTTGGCAACTTCCACCGCGCCACCAATGTGGGCGACATTCCAGGCACGGGCCTGGGCCTGACCATTGTCAAACGCGCGGTGGAAAGCCATGGTGGCAGCATCGCCGTGCAGAGTGAACTGGGGCGCGGAACCTGTTTCACGGTGAGAATCCCCGTTTAA
- the hutC gene encoding histidine utilization repressor has product MSQNPLPAYEQVKAFVKAQINQGVWRPGDAVPSEAALQQQFGLSRMTVNRAVKELAVEGVVTRVQGSGTVVAQLHRISSTLAVRDIHEEILERGHTHSTTVLLVETVRADAVLAQSLKVRAGSRVFHSMQVHYENGVAIQFEDRYVNPASAPHYLDADLTQTTPTHYLLEHAPLTEASYSIEAALPSAQEAKALDISTTAPCLVMKRRTISGKRVASIARLVYPGVRYSFSGNFQL; this is encoded by the coding sequence ATGTCCCAGAATCCATTGCCCGCGTACGAACAGGTCAAAGCCTTCGTCAAAGCCCAGATCAACCAGGGAGTTTGGCGCCCCGGTGATGCCGTGCCCAGCGAGGCGGCGCTGCAGCAGCAGTTTGGCCTGAGCCGCATGACCGTCAACCGCGCGGTGAAGGAACTGGCGGTGGAAGGTGTAGTGACCCGGGTCCAGGGCTCGGGCACCGTGGTGGCCCAGTTGCACCGCATCTCCAGCACACTGGCCGTGCGGGACATCCACGAAGAAATCCTGGAGCGCGGCCACACCCACAGCACAACTGTCTTGCTGGTGGAAACGGTGCGGGCCGATGCCGTGCTGGCGCAGTCGCTCAAGGTGCGTGCCGGCTCCCGGGTGTTCCACTCCATGCAGGTGCACTACGAGAACGGGGTAGCCATCCAGTTTGAAGACCGTTATGTCAACCCGGCGTCGGCGCCGCATTACCTGGACGCCGACCTGACCCAGACCACGCCCACTCATTACCTGCTGGAGCATGCGCCCCTGACCGAGGCCAGCTACTCCATCGAAGCGGCCCTGCCCAGTGCGCAGGAGGCCAAGGCACTGGATATCAGTACGACCGCACCGTGTCTGGTCATGAAACGCAGAACCATTAGTGGCAAACGCGTGGCCAGCATTGCCCGCCTGGTGTATCCCGGTGTTCGATACAGTTTCAGTGGGAATTTTCAACTATGA
- a CDS encoding HutD family protein, which yields MTWRTIHLADVPATPWRNGGGLTRELAAWPAEGAWRWRMSVAEVTASGPFSRFEGITRWFAVLKGDGVTLTVRTPSDSGDAGACEHRLTAADPALCFDGGATTHCALLGGTTQDFNLMVQGDCLPARMVRVQGDLTVLAGATKTIAIYAVDSGARVQFNTEDLFVPAGTLVWRSLTKAATVHISGSHVLWMELAG from the coding sequence ATGACCTGGCGCACCATCCACCTGGCCGACGTGCCAGCAACCCCTTGGCGCAATGGCGGCGGTTTAACCCGCGAACTGGCGGCCTGGCCCGCGGAGGGCGCGTGGCGCTGGCGCATGTCAGTGGCCGAAGTCACCGCCAGCGGGCCGTTCTCGCGCTTCGAGGGCATTACGCGCTGGTTCGCGGTGCTCAAGGGCGATGGCGTCACACTCACCGTGCGCACCCCGTCCGACAGTGGCGACGCGGGGGCTTGCGAACACCGCTTGACCGCGGCCGATCCTGCCCTGTGTTTTGACGGCGGCGCCACCACCCACTGCGCCTTGCTGGGCGGCACCACCCAGGATTTCAACCTGATGGTGCAGGGCGACTGCCTGCCCGCCCGTATGGTGCGGGTACAGGGGGATCTCACGGTGCTGGCCGGCGCTACTAAAACGATAGCTATATACGCAGTGGATTCGGGGGCTAGAGTCCAATTTAATACAGAAGACCTGTTTGTACCGGCTGGTACGCTGGTGTGGCGCAGCTTGACCAAGGCGGCCACTGTGCACATCAGCGGCAGCCACGTGTTGTGGATGGAGTTGGCGGGATGA